The DNA region TGAGGTCTGATGATCCCTCGTTGCGGTGATGCCCATGCTTCAGCAGGGTTTGCTGAGCCCTTTAACAGACCAGGCACCTGAAATTCGTGCTGCAGCTTCTTCTCAATCCACTCGGTGACATGGAGAAACGTCACCTCCCGCTCGCCGAGCTTCGGGCGCAccttcagctccagctggggtGGGACTCTGAAGCTGTACCTGcgaggggaaaggaaagagtgCAGAAAGCATCATGTTCTGAATTTGTGGCACAGCTCATGCGCCCCCACTGCTGGGTTTTAGGGACCTGCCTCCTGGGAGGAGGTGGCCGGGTTGCAGCGGGAGCTCTGGGTTCCCAGATCCTCTCCTGGCCTGGGTGGAGACTAGGAGAAATGAGTCTGAGGTCTGTGAGCCCCTTCAGGAGAACAGCCCTGGCTTGCTGGTGCCCCAGATGAACCCGGAGCCCCAGAGCTGGCTCCatggctgagctgcagggagcAAGGGGAGCTGGAAGGAGGACGTGCATGTGGCCCCGTATGGGAAGAAGGAGAGCTGGTACCAGACACGGTCcgttggtggtggtggtatgTTCACGGCCAAGGtgcctgccagctcctgcaccTCCACCGTCAGCAGCAGCGGTGTGTTGGAAACCTCCTCGATCTTCTTTTTGATGAACTCGTTTTCAGTGGCCTTCTGGAAGTACTTGGACTTGGCGATCTTATCCACAAAGCGCAGGATCTTTCGGCTCGTGCTGTGGCCGCTGACGTGGCTAAAGCAAGGGGAGCCACAGCTCAGCAGTAGGGTAAGACCCAGAGCCGTGCTGGGTTTTGGCATCCCCCAGCCATCCGCCACAGCACCCCACGGGGACAGGGGTCCACTGTGAAGGGCTGCCATGATGTGCCGGGGTGCCTGTGTGTGCCTTCCTGGGGAAACTGGCCCCAAGCCCCTGCGCTGGCGTAGCATCGtgcctgccccagcacctccccacacaccccatGCACCGTGCCTCCCCCCAGCACCTCTGGGTCTGCAGGCCCAGAACTGCCCTTTACCCCTCGGCGCCAGGTGGTGCGACCCGCTCCCCCAGGGCTCCTGCGGGCTCTGCAGCGGCAATGTCTTCCTCATCAGAGGAACCGGCGCTGGACGACTCCGCGTCGCTGTCTGCCAGCAGGATCAGCCGTGGCCTGGCCCTGTGAGCCCCAAGGAGCATCACGGCGGTGCCCTGGGGCCAGCACCCTCTCACCTCGCTCaggcaagaggaggaggaggatgaaacCCAGCCATGCACAGCCTCCTTACCCCTCTCCGCCTGCTTCTGCTGGGCTGCTCTCCTCTGCAgtgctctccttccccagcttgcAGAGGTTCATCTTTGTTTCGAGCGTCATCTGCAACGAGCCGCTGTAGGTGACCTCCATGTCCACCCAGAGCCCTGTCGGGGAGAGGGATGGGGCGAGCCCCTGTCAGCACCGCAGGGGCCAAGGGCTGCTCATGTGCCTGCCGAACCCTCCCTGCTTCGGGGACTGGGCTGGCACCTCGATAACAGCTGCTGTGGAGCCAGCCCTGGGGTCCCTGCTGTTCTGTGGGGGTCCTACCTCGGTCATTGATGGTGGGGTTGGAGGCGCTGAGGACTGAGGGGATGGATGTGCCCATGTCCAGCTCCGTCAGCGTCAGCTCATTCATGAAATAAGGGAGCTGATGGAGGGAAACCACACAGGGATGGTCACCGCGGCCTGGCCCCCGCTGTGGGGTCTCAGGGATGCGATGGGGCTCCTGTAGGTGCTGCGACGCTCCTGCCTCTCACCTTGATCTTGCTCAACTTCTTCTGGATCTTGCTGGACACTTGCTCAGCCCAGTATCGCTCCCGGAGGAAGTCCCAGAAGATGCGCCCCACCAGTGCATTCATCCAGGCCATGCACGCCTCGCCACGCCTGGCCGTGTCCTCGCCGAGCTGCGGAGGGACAGAAGCCACGAGCCCCTGGAGCAAGGTAGGACCCGCTGGCTGGGTGCTTCCCTGCACCATGGCTTGGCTGCTCAAACCACAGCAccgggagggaggagaggaaccACAGGACTGGAAGAGGCAGCAAGCAGGGTGCATCAGCCTCCGCTTAGTGCTTGTGCCCTGCTCCCAGCGCTGGATTTGTCTCACTCACCTTTGTGGGTgtggggctgcccagggctcCGTGAGAGGGGCTCCGGTCCGGGCTGCCGCCCACCTGTGCTGGCACGAATCGGGCCATGTAGGTGCTGTAATCCAGGAAAATCTTCTGTCGGACACTTCCCGCCAGGTCCTTGGGTGGGACAGCGGAGGGGATGTCCTCGGCGCTCCctccgctgctgctgccgctgctccGCGGAGCCAGTCCCAGacctggggacacggggacgtGAGCGGGTCAGGATGGTGTGGGAGGTGACATGCAGCCTGGCTGTGATGCCAGTGACATGCCACCCACCCTGCGCTGGCGAGGggcctccctgctgctgcaaatgCTCTTGGTTATCCTGTGGACTCTTTCACGTCCCCCCATGCTCACTGCTGCCTACCAAGGGCTTGTCCTCCTGGCACGTGTGCAGCTCCCACCCCGGATCGGTCCCGGCACAGAACAGATGCCACGATGGCTGCTTCTCACCTGCCCTGGCTTCGCCGCGGCTGCTGCTGGGTGTCCTGTGGGAGGCTTGCACGAGGTGCTGGTACcactcctccttctccctccctgtccGCCCGAAGAGGTACAGGCACCTCTCCCTGCAGTCCCCTGGGACATCCTGCCCTGGCACCAGCGCCTTCTTTGTCCCTTCATCCCTCTGCAGCTCCGTGTCGTGCTCCTCACTGCTCCGGCACTCCACCTCCACTGGGTCGGGGAGGAGGATGCAGATGGGGTATTTCTGGTTCCACGTCCGCTTTCGGGCCAGGCTGGCGGGGCAGAGGAAGACCTGCAACACCGAGAGCAGTGGTGAAGCTGGGCCAGGGTGTGGGGTCCCAGGGGTCCCTGCGGGAGGGTCCTTGGCACTGCCAGGCTTACCTTGGCATCGGTCAGGTCATAGCAGCGGTGGCTGACGAAGGTGGCATCGAGAATTTCCTCCTCAAAGGTGGCTCGGCGTGGGATGTTGCTCTTCGGGTAGGAGAGCTTGAGGGTGGCCCCATCGAGCGTGGCAAGCACCGAGTGCATGAGCGAGGGGTGGAAAACCTCAGGGTCGTAGCTGTGCAGCTGGTTCATCCAGCCCTGGGTGGGAAGAGAGGGAGCCAACTGCTTCCCCCTGTGCCGTATGAAGCTGGCAGCCTGCACCCACCACGGGCTCGGCACCTCCTCGGTGCTGCACCCCGAACCCTGGGCTCCCCTCCAGCCACTGCCCAGCACCCCGTCCCTGACCACCCCTCTCCTACCTGGAGGCGGTGGCTTTCCCGCGGCTCCCCTGGGAGCAGCACGGGGCGCAGGCAGCCCCGTGGTCCCCGTGCCACCGGTGCAGGCTTCAGcatgaggaggaggatggcGAGGAAGCCCAGCACCAGCCCGCAGATGAGCCCCAGGCAGAGGCCAGCAGCATAGGGCGGCAGCGGCAGGACAAAGTATCCGTAGGCGAGGAGGGTGATGGAGGCGAGGGCTCTGCCCGGCACTGCGGCCCCTGGCTGTGCCGCCGGCGGCTCCTCCGGGGGTGGCAGCCGGGGTTCAGCATCCTGCTGTGCCACCTCCACCACCTGGATCACATCCCCATAGGAGCAGATCTCGTAGCGGCAGTTCAGCGTGGGCTCCCAGGGGGTCCAGTCCCGTGCCCGGCGGCCCCCAGCCCTACAGCTCCCCACCTCTTGCCCCCCAGTGCCTGCCTTCCCCCGGGGTGCGGGGCCACTCTCCTCAGCCATGAGCCGGCTGAGCCGGCTGAGAGGCTCCTGCACGGCCTCTGACAGCCGCCTCTTGGTGTCCTCCAGCCTGGCCTCCCGCAGCCGGAGCAGGGCAGCGCGGCTCTCCGATGGGGAGATACTGGGGGAGGACGGGGCTGTGTGGGACTTGGCCGGGCtcagccggggctggggggcccgCAGGAGGTCAGCCAGGAGCATCCCCCCGAGCTGGGGCGAGGCAGGGGGTTTCATGTCCCCATCCATGGTGAAAATGAGCCCGCAGCCATCCCGGCCGCCGCTGTCCTCCCTGGTGCCGGTGGGATGGGGCGTTAGCCCATCGGCGTCCCCACACTGAGGCGAGCCCGGGGACGGTGCCAGGGCTGGAGAGGCATCTGCCGCCGCCGCAGCCTGGTCTGCCATCGCTCGCATCGCTGACGGTGCCGATGCTGCTGAGGGAATGGGAGGAAGCAGCTCAGCTTCATGCCACCTCGAGGCACAGCATGTCCCTGCCCCGGTCCTGCCTTCCCCACCAGCATCACCACGAGCTGCTGAGTAGAAGCAGGGTGTCCCTGGGGACCTCGTCACTGCGGGCTGGGTGATCCCTATTTTGGGATgcccctggggacatggggctGCCAGCGGACAGGAGGCTTGTGGCTCTCCATGCACTTCCCAGCAGGGATGGGACGGAAAAGGCACCACGGTAAGATGAGCGCAATGATAGCGTGTGGGGAACCATTTGTATAACGAGGATAAACCTCAGCCAGGCAATTGGCAATGGGGCCTCCAAGGACCCGGAGCTGTGAGCCAGGTCTGCAGCAAAATGGGGGATTTTCGCACCTCAGGACATTACGCTGGTCCCAGTGCAAGTGTGGGGGCTGTGAGGAGGGATGCAACGCCAGCGGGCAGGACTCTGGCTCCTCTAAATGTTTCTCACTTATCCAACAGTGGTTTGCCCTTGCTTAATGCATTGCATAAACCTGATGAGAAACAAGCCCAAGCTGTGGCCCCAGTTCAGCGTGAGGATGCTCTGGAAGCAGGGGGTCGGTAATCTCTGTTTTTACTGGAGGGACACAACAGCTTTCCTAACACATAAAGTTTCCGTAGCACTGAGGGTGTTCCTGGCCATGACAAAGTGTCGTCCCATCCCCAACAGCCACCGTGATCCCTCCTTTGCTGCGCTCCTGCCGAAGCAAAGGGGCTGGCCTGGCTCTCAAGACATGTGTGCGTGATTTTGGAAAGGAGGGTGGAGGCTGCAGGACAGGTTCTGCAGGGCCATCGTGGGGCTGAGCCCAGCACCCAGTGGGTTCATGGGGTGCTCGAGCTCTGCCACTGCCCCCTCACAGCATCCCTGTGGCAGGAGCGGGGATACTGTCCCGTgggagctggggctgagcaggaCCCTGCCGCGGGCGCGTGCTGCCCCTCGGGCTGCCTTCCAGCCGGCATCCGTGTCGCCCTGGATCTTCAAAGCACTTCACCGCCACGAATTAATTACAGGCTGTGCCgcagctgcctccagcaccaTTTATATAATCTCACGCTTTGTGGCTTTGCTTCTGATTTACAGGAGCCACTTGTTAACCCCAAATAATCTGCGGGTGATCACCCTGGTGatgcccagcaccctgcagaaACCCTGACTGTGGAGCTGGCACCATCCAGCCCGTCggcagggctgctggcaccACCGGCACCCCCCGGCAGACGGAGAAGTCCAGGGCACTGCGCAAAATCACCGAGACGCCAAAACAGGCAGCgagcagaagaaaatgagcGGCAGAACTGGGCCTGAGAAGGGACCCCTTCCCCAGCGCCGCGGCGCCCTGTACACCTCCCACCCAAGCATGGACCCCCACTTGCCCCTCATCATGCAGGTTTCCCGGTGGCCCTGTGCCACAGCCAtgccccagtgtccccagtgctgcccactgccctccccagccctcggTCGTGCCTACCAGAAAGCCCCGGGGCTGGTCCTCGGCTGATCCTGCCCGTCCCCGCCGGGTGAGGGGGACGCTGGCTCCCCTGCGCTTGGCGAGGGCTCGGCGCTCCGCTCCGCCGTGCCTGGCTTTTCGTTAGCACCGCTCCGGTATTCGTGGGctttaaaagctaaaaaaaaaaaaaaaaaaaaaaaaaaagaaaagaaaaaaaaaagaagactgtTTCCTGAGAGACCATTAGCACAGTGGAAGACGGAGATAATAATAGCCTGGGTTTGTATGGGGGTTTTCATCTGGCAGGGACGTCAAGTACAGCGGGGGCTATAGATACgctgctgaaatgcagccacTTCTGGGGAGCGTGGGTGGCCGGGAGGGTGGGGAGCACCGGGGATGGACCCCACTGGGTGCCACGGCTGGACCACCAGCACCCTGAGATGGAGGGTCCACACGGAGCAGCCCCAGTGAGGGCTTTGCTGCTGGCTCAGGgttcagagagaaaatatcGAGTCCAGCGGTGCTCCTTGGTGTCAGCGCTAACCCACCTTCCAGCCCAGAGCTTGTCCCCAGCCTGTGACCCCGGGGGTGCGCAGAGTGGGGGGATTCTCTTTGCTCTTTATAGGATAAATTGAATAGGGAGGTCCTTGCAGGCATTTTCGTCAAATGCCGGGGGTAGCTGGCTGGGCACGGCTGGGTGATGGACACTTGGGGACAGCAGCAGGTCCAGACTTGGTGCTTGGGACAGGCAGCCTGGGAAGGTCAGTCACGTCTCTGCAGAGCCTTGAGAGCTGCAAGTGCTCCAGCTGGGCAGGGACACAGGATCCCTGATGACTGCCGAGCCCCCTCCCCACTCTTCAAAACACCGAAGCCATAAACATCCGCAAGCCTTTCCACTGGACCGAAGCTACGAATTTCTGCTCCTTGCTCTCAGCTCTGGTTCAGATTCAGGGCTTGGACTTGACCTGACACAGAGACAAGCTGCAGCCTGGAACGGCCCGGTGTCTttggggcagcaggagccccCATGTCACGGCACGGCATGGTGCGCCCGTTAGCTCACCCCAGGGTACAATACCTACAAACAGCTCAGACAGAGAAAATTCCCCTACGCTGGGGTCTGCCCCAtcagggctgctggcagggatggtggcagagctctgcctgtgcGCAGAGGAGGCTTCCGTCACCCAGCCAAACGAGCTGGGAATCCCTCATCTAATTATCTCCACAATATACCGCTACAGAAGTCAAATTGCTGTGGTTATTAGCGCTGTAACTGGAGAGTTCTCTGCATTATCCGGCGATTAAGGAGCGTGGGGCTTCGAAGAAAGTCTCGCTGCAACCTCAAGACATAACTTTGGGCAATGGGTAGGGCAGCGCTGGATCCCAGCTCCATCTTCTGCTCCCGCTTCTGCATCACATCGCTCCTTCTCTGGGGGTTTACTGGTGGATACTGGAGTGGGTTTCACACTGCTGGAGGAGCAAGGAGCTGGGAAGGCTTTGGCACTGCACAAACGGCTCCAGGGCGGCTGCGCCTGCTGGGATGCTCAgagccagccagccccagcacccagtCTGGTCCCCCAGGGACCCACTCCCAAAGCCTCCCCGCTGCCCTGAGCTGTCCCAGGGTTGAGCTCAGCCTTTCCACTGCTACGGACTTTGCTTTGCCTCTGCGTCTCAGCCATCCCCATCCTCTGCCTGGCTCCCGTACCTCCCTTaacagaggctgctgctggtgctgagaGCAGGTACTAACTCTGGGCGGTCGTCACAGAGCAAAGGCAGCCTGGGCCATCCCGAGACCTTTGCATCCCTCGTGGTGTGGCCCTCGCAGCTCACAGGAGAGCTCTCGGCCCTGGTTTCACCAGGACACAGCCCTGGAGGGCTGGTTCACCCGTCTCTCTCATTAGCACAGGCACAGCTTCACCTTCTGAAAAGGCTTTCTGGTTAGCAGCAGACGTCCAGGTAGGATGATGCTGCTGAGACACGGCATCCCAGTGGCCACTGTGGCTCCTTCCACTGGCTGAAAATCTGTGCCCCAAAGGTGTACATGTCCTTTGAATCTGTTTGGAGCCTTTCCTGACGCCCCACTCGTCTGATTTCGGTGGGTCGTAAGGAAGGTGCTTTCAAAACAGCGCGTCACCCGTTCTCCACACAGCGACACGGCGCGTCCTGGGCTCCCCGCCACCCCACGGCGCTGCAGCAAgagctccttcctccccctgcccggGTGCCTGCCACGAATCATCAATCCCTGGGGCTGGAGCGGGGAGCTCAGCCTGCCCGAGATGAAAGCCTGACCTAATTCAAACCAGCAGCATCCAGCGGGCAGGAGCACCGCTAACGCTGGCCCCACGCAGGGGTTTCCACGctgggcacagccctggggtGAGCCCCTGGCTGACAGACGCATCCGTTGGCATTAGGGAGCAGGGACCCACCCAAGCGCTTTGCTGCGGGCCGTGGGGCTccggcagcagggctggctcctTGGAACAGTCCCCGGCTTCTGCCCAAAGGGCACCGGCATTTTTGCTCTTGCACCAAGGAAGGTGCAATTTCCACGCGAGCCCGCTGGATGAGGACTTATCCAAGGGTCATCGGATAAAACTAAGGAAGAAGAGACTTGTGGTGCTTGTTTttttggaaggagaaggaagccGCATGCAGCTCATCCTCTCCCAGAGCCTGCCAAGGAGCCGGCTGCCTGTGGTTCACCTTCAAAGCCCTTACCTTGCCACATGCCgggctgctgcctcctcctcctctgggacccccccgcaccccacgAAGCGACGCAGCTCAGACCCCCATCGCCTCCCCGCGCTGCCCTCCGTGGGGAGGGTCCCCACGGGTGACCACGGGCTCTGCATTCCTGGGGTGGCGGGACCGGTGGTCCCTACCGAGCCAGCGCCCGCACCCCGTCCCCCGAGACCCCGCCGTCTGCGTGGTGCGGGACCCCCCGGTTCGCCCCAAGCGCTGCTCGCCCTCCCACGCCGGGCAGCgctgctgcggggctggggctgccccgacccccgcccgcccccccgcgGCTCCCCCGCCCCCGCAGCGCCGGTACTTGGGGCCAGACCGGAGGTCGCGGTGAGGAGGGGAAGGGTCGGTCCCGGTGCTGGAGAAGGACGAGCAGCCCCGGTGCCGCCGGGGGAGGCGGGCTGGTCCCGGTGCCGGGGCGGGAAGCGGTGCCGGTGCCGCGATCCGCGGGCCGGTGCCGGGGGCGATGAGCCGGTGCCGGAGGCGGAGGGTCCGTCCCGGTCCCGGTGCCACCGGGAATCCCCTCCCGGTACCGGCTGCCCCACAgcgccccctgccggccgcggggcggcggcgcggcggcggggcggggccgggccggggccggggcggggccggggcggggccgggccggggcggggcgggccggggcggggccgcggcggtgGGAGCAGCCATGTCCTTCTGCTCCTTCCTCGGGGGCGAGGTGTTCAAGGACCATTTCcagccgggtgagcggggctgggggcgctggggtgggggggctgtaGGCTCCTCGTGGGGTCGGGGGGATCCCCCCGTGGGGTGGAGAGGGGCTGTGTGTCCCCCGCAGGCGCTGcggtccccgggggggggggtggggtgggtgtccTTCCTGTGGGGCATCCTCCACTCGTGGGGACCGGGCTGGGGGTCCCCTCTCTGGGGTCCTTGTGGGGGGATCCCCcccatggggctgggagggggaggtgctgcctgcaaaagtggggctgggggggggctcCCTGCAGGGGCAGGCTCGGAGGGGACCCACACTTCGGAGGAGCCCCTATAGGGGGTGTGAGTCCCAAAagctccccctcccctgcctggcccGAGgggtctggcagcagcaggcagtggcGCAGGTGGGCAAAGTCCATCATGAGTGTCCCACGTCACCCTGCCGATATGTCCCCactgcttccccctgccccctggTCCCCCGCAATCACTGCTGGGAGTGGGCACGGGAGTGGGGTGCGGGGGCTGCCCCCCAACACTGACCCCTCTCCTGTcgccctccccaggcatctaCGTCTGTGCCAAGTGCGGCCATGAGCTGTTCTCCAGCCACGCGAAGTACGAGCACTCGTCCCCGTGGCCAGCCTTCACCGAGACCATCCACGAGGACAGCGTGTCCAAGCGCAAGGAGCGGCCGGGGGCTTTAAAGGTGCCGATTCTGAATCTCTTGGGAGCtgcaaaaacaccccaaacccaaccccatgggctttttttttatgagtCTGTCTGCTGAGAAAGGCCACTTGCTGTCAAACCCTCTCCTTGCATTTCTAGGTGTCTTGTGGCAAGTGTGGCAACGGGCTCGGCCACGAATTCCTCAACGATGGGCCGAAGAGGGGGCAGTCCCGCTTCTGAATATTCAGCAGCTCGCTTAAGTTCGTCTCGAAAGGTAAGAGCTGCGGCTTGGCGGCTGTTTCAGCTCACGTAGTTGCTTTTGGGGAAGCTGCTGATAGCCAGGCCACGCTGTGTGCTGTGCACTGCTTTTGGCGGGGCGTTACTGGCTGTTCAGATAAGCCAAGGAGCCACTCGCATCCTCAGCAAATCTGACATGTGTCAGTCTGCTCGGCTGGCGGCTCGGCAGGGGCTCCCTGACCTCCCACGGTGAAATGCAGAGTGTGCTGGAGCTCCTGGATGCGGCCGCATGTCTCCGTGTCTCCGAGGGGTGGCTGAGTGTTGGGGGGTTTCTCCTGGCGGTGCAAAGCGAGGGCAGGGAGCTCCTGTGGTGGCATAAACGGGGCTGGGAGAGTTTGCTGGTTCACTCCTCGCGGAAGTCGAGTGGGAGCTCTGAATATTGCAGCTGCCCTACGGGTGGGGAGCAGGTCtgtggggaagggcagggctTCTTGCCGTTGTGGTTATCGGGCTGTTTCCTTCCCCAGAGTCAGAAAAAGGCTGTGGGAGGCTGAGTTCAGGGCAGCACCCCGGCCATGACTTGCTGTCCTGCTTGTTGGACCCTGGTGGTTGTGAGATGTTAGCTGTGTGTAGCGAAACAACCATATAAAAGGGGCTGGGGGTTCT from Phalacrocorax aristotelis chromosome 10, bGulAri2.1, whole genome shotgun sequence includes:
- the LOC142062373 gene encoding testis-expressed protein 2-like gives rise to the protein MRAMADQAAAAADASPALAPSPGSPQCGDADGLTPHPTGTREDSGGRDGCGLIFTMDGDMKPPASPQLGGMLLADLLRAPQPRLSPAKSHTAPSSPSISPSESRAALLRLREARLEDTKRRLSEAVQEPLSRLSRLMAEESGPAPRGKAGTGGQEVGSCRAGGRRARDWTPWEPTLNCRYEICSYGDVIQVVEVAQQDAEPRLPPPEEPPAAQPGAAVPGRALASITLLAYGYFVLPLPPYAAGLCLGLICGLVLGFLAILLLMLKPAPVARGPRGCLRPVLLPGEPRESHRLQGWMNQLHSYDPEVFHPSLMHSVLATLDGATLKLSYPKSNIPRRATFEEEILDATFVSHRCYDLTDAKVFLCPASLARKRTWNQKYPICILLPDPVEVECRSSEEHDTELQRDEGTKKALVPGQDVPGDCRERCLYLFGRTGREKEEWYQHLVQASHRTPSSSRGEARAGLGLAPRSSGSSSGGSAEDIPSAVPPKDLAGSVRQKIFLDYSTYMARFVPAQVGGSPDRSPSHGALGSPTPTKLGEDTARRGEACMAWMNALVGRIFWDFLRERYWAEQVSSKIQKKLSKIKLPYFMNELTLTELDMGTSIPSVLSASNPTINDRGLWVDMEVTYSGSLQMTLETKMNLCKLGKESTAEESSPAEAGGEGARPRLILLADSDAESSSAGSSDEEDIAAAEPAGALGERVAPPGAEGHVSGHSTSRKILRFVDKIAKSKYFQKATENEFIKKKIEEVSNTPLLLTVEVQELAGTLAVNIPPPPTDRVWYSFRVPPQLELKVRPKLGEREVTFLHVTEWIEKKLQHEFQKILVMPNMDDLIIPIMRSGLDPQPPAVALPRDLPAKAERRL
- the MSRB1 gene encoding methionine-R-sulfoxide reductase B1 isoform X1; protein product: MSFCSFLGGEVFKDHFQPGIYVCAKCGHELFSSHAKYEHSSPWPAFTETIHEDSVSKRKERPGALKVSCGKCGNGLGHEFLNDGPKRGQSRFUIFSSSLKFVSKGEADKELKEK
- the MSRB1 gene encoding methionine-R-sulfoxide reductase B1 isoform X2; translation: MSFCSFLGGEVFKDHFQPGIYVCAKCGHELFSSHAKYEHSSPWPAFTETIHEDSVSKRVLWQVWQRARPRIPQRWAEEGAVPLLNIQQLA